A single window of Rhodococcus jostii RHA1 DNA harbors:
- the ssd gene encoding septum site-determining protein Ssd, with the protein MDAEGRGEVLVLVDDPALLHSIRRVAAAADRALNEVDVADARHVWGSAPIIVLDARAAAACRNRLPRRRRVVLLCDGPPGIDEWRIATAVGAEHVLAVPEDESALVAVLGEQPQRPDADGTVVAVVGGCGGAGASTLAAATALTAASRPQPALLLDTDSWGSGLDVLLGIEDVPGLRWSGLSIEGGRISSGALRDALPARGERLRVLACSRTGHGAGPTEAAVRAVTDAGRHAGDLVVCDVSRFPGPVTETVLELADLVVLVVPATVRACIAAGKVSQWITERNPNQGLVVRGPAPGGLRGADIAEVLDLPLIASMRAERALTGMLEHGGLRPGRRSPLGAAAEAVLDTVGSRPRSREWAA; encoded by the coding sequence ATGGACGCAGAAGGCAGGGGTGAAGTGCTGGTTCTGGTCGACGACCCGGCATTGCTGCACAGCATCAGGCGCGTGGCGGCAGCGGCCGACCGGGCGCTGAACGAGGTCGACGTCGCCGACGCCCGGCACGTCTGGGGAAGCGCCCCGATCATCGTGCTCGACGCGCGAGCGGCCGCCGCGTGCCGCAACCGGCTCCCGCGCCGGCGGCGGGTGGTGCTGCTGTGCGACGGGCCGCCGGGCATCGACGAGTGGCGGATCGCGACCGCGGTCGGGGCAGAACACGTGCTCGCGGTACCCGAGGACGAGTCCGCGTTGGTCGCCGTGCTCGGCGAGCAACCCCAGCGTCCCGACGCGGACGGCACCGTCGTCGCCGTCGTCGGCGGATGCGGCGGTGCGGGCGCCTCCACGCTGGCGGCGGCCACAGCCCTCACCGCGGCGTCGCGGCCGCAGCCGGCCCTTCTGCTCGACACCGATTCTTGGGGGTCCGGCCTCGACGTGCTGCTGGGCATCGAGGACGTGCCCGGACTGCGATGGTCGGGTCTGTCGATCGAGGGCGGCCGGATCTCCTCGGGCGCGCTCCGGGACGCCCTCCCTGCCCGCGGCGAGCGGCTGCGGGTGCTCGCCTGCAGCCGGACGGGGCACGGCGCCGGACCGACAGAGGCCGCGGTCCGTGCGGTCACCGATGCCGGCCGTCATGCCGGCGATCTGGTCGTGTGCGACGTGTCGCGGTTCCCCGGCCCGGTCACGGAAACCGTCCTCGAACTCGCCGATCTGGTGGTCCTCGTCGTGCCCGCGACCGTCCGGGCCTGCATCGCCGCGGGAAAGGTATCGCAGTGGATCACCGAGAGGAACCCCAACCAGGGACTCGTGGTCCGCGGCCCCGCACCCGGTGGGCTCCGCGGCGCCGACATCGCGGAGGTTCTCGACCTGCCGCTGATCGCGTCGATGCGCGCCGAGCGCGCGCTCACCGGAATGCTCGAACACGGCGGATTGAGGCCTGGCAGGCGCTCCCCGCTGGGCGCCGCGGCCGAGGCGGTCCTCGACACGGTCGGCAGCAGACCGCGGTCGCGGGAGTGGGCGGCATGA
- a CDS encoding TadA family conjugal transfer-associated ATPase, whose protein sequence is MSSLVTQDLLDRVRERLAHTSGEPTPATVAAAIRTESGGVLGDTDLLGALRVLMTELTGAGPLESLLTEPGVADVLVTAPDRVWVDRGRGLERAAVRFTDEAAVRRLAQRLALSAGRRLDDAQPWVDGRLRDVGNGSFGVRLHAVLAPVAQGGTCLSLRVLRPATQGLGALVAGGAVAAAAHDLLMTIVQARLAFLVTGGTGAGKTTLLAALLGAVDPAERIVCVEDAAELAPTHPHVVRLVARAPNVEGVGEVTVRDLVRQSLRMRPDRIVVGEVRGAEVVDLLTALNTGHDGGAGTVHANSPEEVPARLEALAALGGMDRAALHSQLAAAVQVVLHVHRSSSGARRLTQIGVVTRDEHGRVTIVPAWNHDTGEGPAADRLRHLCSRRGPVDSGTVVPT, encoded by the coding sequence ATGAGTTCCCTCGTCACACAAGACCTCCTCGACCGGGTGCGCGAACGTCTCGCGCACACGTCCGGCGAGCCGACGCCGGCGACGGTCGCCGCTGCCATCCGTACCGAGTCCGGTGGCGTGCTCGGCGACACCGATCTGCTCGGGGCGCTGCGGGTGCTCATGACCGAACTCACCGGCGCCGGCCCACTCGAGTCGTTGCTGACGGAACCGGGAGTAGCGGACGTGCTCGTCACCGCGCCCGACCGCGTGTGGGTCGATCGAGGCCGCGGGCTCGAACGTGCAGCCGTCCGGTTCACCGACGAGGCGGCGGTGCGCCGGCTCGCGCAGCGGCTCGCGCTGTCTGCCGGGCGCCGCCTCGACGACGCTCAGCCGTGGGTCGACGGAAGGCTACGCGACGTCGGAAACGGCTCGTTCGGTGTGCGGCTGCATGCCGTCCTCGCTCCCGTGGCTCAGGGCGGCACCTGTCTGTCGCTGCGGGTGCTGCGCCCGGCCACCCAGGGGCTCGGCGCGCTCGTCGCGGGCGGTGCCGTGGCTGCGGCGGCCCACGACCTGCTGATGACGATCGTGCAGGCACGGCTCGCCTTCCTGGTCACCGGCGGCACCGGCGCAGGCAAGACCACGCTGTTGGCCGCATTGCTGGGGGCGGTGGACCCGGCGGAACGGATCGTGTGCGTGGAGGATGCCGCGGAGTTGGCGCCGACGCACCCGCACGTGGTCCGGCTCGTGGCCCGGGCACCCAACGTCGAGGGCGTGGGTGAGGTCACCGTCCGGGACCTCGTCCGTCAATCGCTGCGTATGCGACCCGACCGGATCGTCGTCGGCGAGGTTCGCGGCGCCGAGGTCGTCGACCTGCTGACGGCGCTCAACACGGGTCACGACGGCGGTGCCGGAACGGTGCACGCCAACTCGCCCGAAGAGGTTCCGGCGCGGCTCGAAGCGCTTGCGGCACTGGGTGGAATGGACCGCGCGGCGCTGCACAGTCAACTGGCCGCTGCCGTGCAGGTGGTCCTGCACGTCCACCGGTCGTCGAGCGGGGCGCGGCGGCTGACGCAGATCGGTGTCGTCACTCGGGACGAACACGGGCGCGTCACGATCGTGCCTGCCTGGAATCACGACACGGGTGAGGGTCCGGCGGCGGACCGTCTCCGCCACTTGTGTTCTCGGCGTGGACCGGTGGACTCGGGGACGGTGGTGCCGACGTGA
- a CDS encoding type II secretion system F family protein, which produces MIAGLVVLGCAVLAVPSARSRPRLLAVTGREGPRRRLRLPWVVPAALAGIPIVYEVGGLCAVLAATIVCATVRFRSARRRAAKAKDADLRVVLSSLEVVTAELRVGAHPAAACQTAADESAGSVAAAFRAASARSRLGGSAADGFRITDSRVGTELGRIADIWAVADAHGLALAELLEAARTDLLGRNRFRQRTEASLAGARATATVLAGLPLLGVGLGQMMGAAPLTVLFGGGVGGILLLLGAGLVCAGLLWTDRITGRVTG; this is translated from the coding sequence GTGATCGCCGGTCTGGTGGTCCTCGGCTGCGCGGTGCTTGCGGTGCCGTCCGCGAGATCGCGGCCCCGGTTGCTCGCGGTGACGGGCAGGGAGGGTCCTCGTCGCCGGTTGCGTCTGCCCTGGGTGGTTCCGGCGGCGCTCGCGGGCATTCCGATCGTGTACGAAGTGGGCGGGCTCTGCGCGGTCCTCGCCGCGACGATCGTCTGCGCAACTGTGCGTTTCAGATCGGCGCGACGCAGGGCGGCGAAAGCGAAGGATGCCGATCTGCGTGTCGTACTGTCGAGTCTCGAGGTGGTGACGGCGGAACTTCGGGTGGGTGCTCATCCGGCTGCCGCATGCCAGACGGCGGCCGACGAGTCGGCAGGCAGTGTGGCGGCGGCATTCCGGGCTGCGTCGGCGCGCTCGCGGCTCGGAGGATCGGCCGCGGACGGGTTCCGGATCACGGACTCCCGCGTCGGTACCGAGTTGGGGCGGATCGCCGATATCTGGGCGGTGGCCGATGCGCACGGTCTCGCGCTGGCGGAACTGCTCGAGGCGGCACGGACGGACCTGTTGGGACGCAATCGCTTCCGTCAGCGAACGGAGGCCTCCCTGGCCGGCGCGAGGGCGACGGCGACCGTACTCGCCGGGCTGCCGCTGCTGGGTGTCGGTCTCGGCCAGATGATGGGGGCGGCCCCTCTGACGGTGCTGTTCGGCGGTGGTGTGGGCGGAATCCTGTTGCTGCTCGGTGCGGGGCTGGTGTGCGCGGGCCTGTTGTGGACCGACCGGATCACCGGACGCGTGACGGGATGA
- a CDS encoding type II secretion system F family protein gives MIWCAALLLACGVLALPAPSSPVQRVRGNGGRGPGDAASAVDDTARREDPLAIAATFDLLAACLRAGLPVATAAQAVSRTAPAPLSESLRRAADLLSLGADAATAWEAAASDPATESLARMARRSAASGSSLAGSMTELAADGRIQVEHLAAAAAERAGVLISGPLGLCFLPAFICLGIIPVVVGLASRVLDGGLL, from the coding sequence ATGATCTGGTGCGCGGCACTTCTCCTCGCCTGCGGCGTGCTGGCGCTGCCCGCACCCAGCTCGCCGGTACAGCGAGTGCGCGGCAACGGCGGTCGCGGCCCGGGTGACGCGGCGTCCGCGGTCGACGACACCGCGCGCCGTGAGGACCCGCTCGCGATCGCCGCGACCTTCGACCTCCTGGCAGCGTGTCTGCGCGCCGGACTGCCCGTCGCGACTGCGGCGCAGGCCGTGTCGCGGACGGCGCCGGCACCGCTGTCGGAATCGTTGCGCCGCGCCGCGGACCTGCTGTCGCTGGGGGCGGATGCGGCGACCGCGTGGGAGGCGGCGGCGTCGGACCCGGCCACCGAATCGCTCGCCCGCATGGCGCGCCGGTCGGCCGCATCGGGATCGTCGCTCGCGGGTTCGATGACGGAACTCGCCGCCGACGGCCGGATCCAAGTCGAGCACTTGGCGGCGGCGGCGGCCGAACGAGCGGGCGTGCTCATCAGTGGCCCCCTCGGGCTGTGCTTCCTGCCGGCATTCATCTGCCTCGGCATCATCCCGGTCGTCGTCGGGCTGGCCTCGCGGGTGCTGGACGGCGGGCTGTTGTGA
- a CDS encoding DUF4244 domain-containing protein produces the protein MRHGIRALAEVRALIARLTLLATDEDGMSTAEYAIGTIAAAAFGAVLYSVVTGDSIVTALTNIIDKALNTAV, from the coding sequence ATGCGACACGGAATCCGGGCCTTGGCGGAAGTTCGAGCACTGATCGCTCGCTTGACGCTGCTCGCGACGGACGAGGACGGCATGTCGACGGCGGAGTACGCCATCGGCACCATCGCGGCGGCGGCCTTCGGCGCCGTTCTGTATTCGGTCGTCACCGGCGACAGCATCGTGACGGCGTTGACGAACATCATCGACAAAGCGCTGAACACCGCGGTGTGA
- a CDS encoding TadE family type IV pilus minor pilin, whose product MSAAENLRRSEAGGVTVEAAIAIASIVAVVVLCVGAITAATLHVRCVDSAREAARLAARGDRESAISTAAKVAPDGADVSVRAEGEFVVATVRARSPLLPLVNISAEAVAALEPTVPGWGGGGW is encoded by the coding sequence ATGAGTGCTGCCGAGAACCTGCGCCGGTCGGAGGCCGGCGGCGTGACGGTCGAGGCCGCCATCGCGATCGCGTCGATCGTGGCGGTGGTGGTGCTGTGTGTCGGCGCGATCACCGCGGCGACGCTGCACGTCCGGTGCGTCGACTCGGCCCGTGAGGCAGCACGGCTCGCAGCCCGTGGAGATCGCGAGTCGGCGATCTCCACGGCGGCGAAGGTGGCACCCGATGGTGCCGACGTGTCGGTCCGGGCCGAGGGGGAGTTCGTCGTCGCGACCGTGCGGGCACGCAGTCCACTCCTCCCGCTCGTGAACATCTCCGCGGAGGCGGTGGCGGCTCTCGAACCCACCGTGCCGGGGTGGGGCGGGGGAGGGTGGTGA
- a CDS encoding Rv3654c family TadE-like protein gives MSSVITDDRGSVTVTACCALAALVVVTAMLVHVGSAVSVRHRAQSAADLAAVAAAVGLDRGTEAACAAAREVAGRMRTEVVSCEIDDWDVEVAVTAPVLLSSLGVRDARAVARAGPAE, from the coding sequence GTGAGTTCGGTGATCACCGACGATCGTGGTTCCGTGACCGTCACGGCGTGCTGTGCGCTCGCGGCGCTGGTGGTGGTCACGGCGATGTTGGTGCACGTCGGCTCGGCGGTGTCGGTGCGGCACCGGGCGCAGTCCGCTGCGGATCTGGCTGCCGTCGCCGCGGCCGTCGGGCTGGACCGCGGCACCGAGGCGGCGTGTGCCGCGGCGCGGGAGGTGGCGGGGCGAATGCGCACCGAAGTCGTGTCCTGTGAGATCGACGACTGGGACGTCGAGGTCGCGGTCACCGCGCCGGTGCTCCTGTCCTCGCTGGGTGTCCGGGATGCCCGGGCGGTCGCGAGGGCAGGTCCCGCGGAGTGA
- a CDS encoding MFS transporter — translation MTTAPPKRTEAETKARRAGIASFIGTTIEWYDFYIYGTASALVFGQVFFSDTLPAGMGTLLAFVTLWAGFLARPIGGIVFGHLGDKIGRKNTLVITLMMMGTATVGIGLLPSYAQIGIWAPAALVFLRVVQGVAVGGEWGGAVLIASENAPKGKGILYSAFAQQGSPAGNLLATMAFFLLSAMPTPAFVLYGWRIPFLISAALVIVGMIIRLRLEESEAMKTVLKRKKTVALPIGEVLRKHWVLVLLGAGALPLAQVTYFKNTFALSWATSELGYDRGTFLGAIAIALVVQFIVQPFGAVLVSRIDMRKAMCIMVIPEFVLMPAIFFAIRTENFAIAVVAMCLATIPHSMFYGAIAGVLARAFPANIRYTGLSAAYQLCSLIVGGGTPVLAQWMLNSSGNIVGVAFVSAGYAAVSLVCTLLLLNRTGFDARRLSTAEQSDADELQLEIDEDDAVDTAPNARQARATAHS, via the coding sequence ATGACCACGGCACCACCGAAGCGGACCGAGGCCGAGACAAAGGCGCGGAGGGCGGGCATTGCCTCGTTCATCGGCACCACGATCGAGTGGTACGACTTCTACATCTACGGCACCGCGTCGGCACTGGTCTTCGGTCAGGTGTTCTTCTCCGACACCCTCCCGGCAGGCATGGGCACCCTGCTCGCGTTCGTCACGTTGTGGGCGGGGTTCCTCGCCCGTCCGATCGGCGGTATCGTCTTCGGCCATCTCGGCGATAAAATCGGTCGAAAGAACACCCTGGTCATCACGCTCATGATGATGGGCACCGCCACCGTCGGAATCGGACTCCTGCCCTCCTACGCGCAGATCGGGATCTGGGCGCCCGCCGCCCTGGTGTTCCTCCGGGTCGTCCAGGGTGTGGCAGTAGGCGGTGAGTGGGGCGGGGCGGTGCTGATCGCCAGTGAGAACGCACCCAAGGGGAAGGGGATTCTGTACTCGGCGTTCGCCCAACAGGGGTCGCCCGCCGGAAACCTCCTGGCGACGATGGCGTTCTTCCTTCTCTCCGCCATGCCCACCCCGGCTTTCGTGCTCTACGGGTGGCGCATCCCGTTCCTGATCTCCGCGGCCCTGGTGATCGTCGGCATGATCATCCGCCTCAGGCTCGAAGAGTCGGAGGCGATGAAGACCGTGCTGAAGCGCAAGAAGACTGTCGCACTGCCGATCGGTGAGGTGCTGCGCAAGCATTGGGTCCTCGTCCTCCTCGGTGCGGGCGCGCTGCCCCTGGCCCAGGTGACGTACTTCAAGAACACCTTCGCGTTGTCGTGGGCCACCAGCGAACTCGGCTACGACCGGGGCACGTTCCTCGGCGCCATCGCCATCGCCCTCGTGGTCCAGTTCATCGTGCAGCCGTTCGGCGCCGTCCTGGTGTCGCGGATCGACATGCGGAAAGCCATGTGCATCATGGTGATTCCCGAGTTCGTCCTGATGCCGGCCATTTTCTTCGCGATCCGGACCGAGAACTTCGCGATTGCCGTCGTCGCGATGTGCCTCGCGACCATTCCACACTCGATGTTCTACGGCGCCATCGCCGGAGTGCTCGCGCGGGCCTTCCCCGCCAACATTCGCTACACCGGCCTTTCCGCGGCGTACCAGCTGTGTTCTCTGATCGTCGGCGGCGGCACCCCGGTGCTGGCGCAGTGGATGCTCAACTCGTCCGGAAACATCGTCGGTGTTGCGTTCGTGTCGGCCGGCTATGCCGCCGTCTCCTTGGTCTGCACGCTGTTGCTGCTGAACCGGACCGGATTCGACGCGCGCCGGTTGTCGACCGCGGAGCAATCCGACGCGGACGAACTGCAACTCGAGATCGATGAGGACGATGCGGTGGACACCGCTCCGAATGCAAGGCAGGCCCGTGCGACAGCCCACTCCTGA
- a CDS encoding LysR family transcriptional regulator: MEISQITAFLAVAEELHFGRAAQRLHSAQPPLSRTIRQLEKQLGATLFERNTRNVRLTSAGEALLGPAREILDACRLAEIAVAAAGRGQVGRVRIGFAGVSSHLLIGRWAKLVRHTHPGIEFVLDSSAFASEALNKLLDGTLDIGLVRWIFTPPGIASRVILNEDFVVALPTDHPLAGRDGVRIEELSTEPWVTLPADPGSALRDSLQRAAHDAGFTPRIVQSAPDSMALMALVSAEVGCALTVSSVAENVNNPDVVFLPLVGGPSTLQLRIAWRADDDNAALREVLRLSEEAMPTPE; this comes from the coding sequence GTGGAGATTTCTCAGATCACTGCCTTTCTCGCAGTTGCCGAGGAGTTGCATTTCGGCCGCGCCGCGCAGCGCCTGCACTCGGCCCAGCCGCCGCTGAGCCGAACGATTCGGCAACTGGAAAAACAGCTCGGAGCAACTCTTTTCGAAAGAAACACGCGGAACGTCCGGTTGACCTCCGCCGGTGAGGCACTGCTCGGCCCGGCGCGCGAAATCCTGGACGCCTGCCGGCTCGCGGAGATCGCCGTCGCCGCCGCCGGGCGCGGACAGGTCGGCCGGGTGCGCATCGGCTTCGCCGGAGTTTCGTCCCACCTGCTCATCGGACGGTGGGCGAAACTCGTCCGGCACACCCACCCGGGTATCGAATTCGTGCTGGACAGTTCCGCTTTCGCGAGCGAAGCGCTGAACAAGCTCCTCGACGGAACCCTCGACATCGGCCTGGTCCGGTGGATCTTCACCCCGCCGGGCATCGCGTCCCGCGTCATCCTCAACGAGGACTTCGTGGTGGCCCTGCCCACCGACCACCCGCTCGCAGGCAGGGACGGCGTTCGCATCGAGGAACTGTCCACCGAGCCCTGGGTGACGCTGCCCGCCGATCCCGGATCGGCGCTGCGGGACTCCCTGCAGAGGGCGGCCCACGACGCCGGTTTCACGCCCCGGATCGTGCAGAGCGCCCCGGACTCGATGGCGTTGATGGCGTTGGTGTCCGCGGAGGTCGGTTGCGCGTTGACCGTCTCCTCCGTGGCCGAGAACGTGAACAACCCCGATGTCGTGTTCCTGCCGCTGGTCGGCGGTCCCAGCACCCTGCAACTGCGGATCGCTTGGAGAGCGGACGACGACAACGCCGCGTTGCGGGAAGTCCTCCGGCTGTCCGAAGAGGCCATGCCCACGCCGGAATGA
- a CDS encoding CoA transferase subunit A, whose amino-acid sequence MAMSKVVSMAEAMETYVEDGMTVCLEGFSHLISFAAAHEIIRQKRQNLTLCRMTPDIVSDQLVAAGCVTKLVASFFASGSAGSLHELRRRIEHHDPVALEVEEYSHYGMVCRYQAGAARLPFFPLRSYAGSDLPRLNPRIRLVDDPYGEGTVYVVPPLNPDVTIVHAQRADRHGNVQIWGISGVQQEAVYAAGKAIVVVEEIVDDEVVRSDPSRTLIPSHAIDAVVVCPRGAHPSYVQGYYDRDCAFYRRWTAISKDSALLQAWLKEWIHGTANHAEYLDKLGGDYWNDLAVEPRFSEPVDYGSRK is encoded by the coding sequence ATGGCGATGAGCAAAGTGGTCAGCATGGCGGAAGCCATGGAAACGTATGTCGAGGACGGGATGACCGTGTGCCTCGAGGGCTTCTCGCATCTCATCTCCTTCGCGGCTGCGCACGAGATCATCCGGCAGAAGCGGCAGAACCTCACGCTGTGCCGGATGACGCCCGACATCGTGTCGGATCAACTCGTGGCCGCCGGGTGTGTCACCAAGCTCGTGGCCTCGTTCTTCGCGAGCGGCTCGGCCGGATCGCTGCACGAGTTGCGACGCCGAATCGAGCACCACGATCCGGTGGCCCTCGAGGTCGAGGAGTACAGCCACTACGGAATGGTCTGCCGCTATCAGGCGGGCGCCGCACGACTCCCGTTCTTTCCGCTGCGCTCCTATGCCGGAAGCGACCTTCCGCGGCTCAACCCGCGAATTCGACTCGTCGACGATCCCTACGGCGAGGGCACCGTGTACGTCGTGCCTCCGCTGAACCCGGACGTCACCATCGTCCACGCGCAGCGCGCCGACCGTCACGGCAACGTGCAGATCTGGGGTATCTCCGGGGTTCAGCAGGAAGCGGTGTACGCCGCGGGGAAGGCGATCGTGGTCGTCGAGGAGATCGTCGACGACGAGGTCGTCCGCTCCGACCCCAGCCGCACGTTGATTCCCTCCCACGCGATCGATGCCGTCGTGGTCTGTCCGCGCGGGGCGCATCCGTCCTACGTGCAGGGGTACTACGACCGGGACTGCGCGTTCTACCGGCGATGGACCGCGATCAGCAAGGACTCCGCACTCCTGCAGGCGTGGCTGAAGGAGTGGATCCACGGCACCGCGAATCACGCCGAGTACCTGGACAAACTCGGCGGCGACTACTGGAACGACCTCGCCGTCGAGCCCCGATTCTCCGAACCAGTCGACTACGGGAGCCGGAAATGA
- a CDS encoding 3-oxoadipate--succinyl-CoA transferase subunit B: MSTAPLGAISATEIIVSVAARELAGKGRVFAGVGLPTLAVDLAKRTSNPDVELIYESGVCGAHPAAMAEGIADSVVVSGAESVVSMSALFGYVLQGGNVDVGFLGAAQIDRYGSLNTSIIGDWDKPTVRLPGAGGAVEIMPNAGEIFVVMRRHDPSAFPAELDFCTSPSPVRAREAGDGIMPRGRGVTKVFTNLGVLSRQGPFDELELVSVHEGVTVDDVRAQTGWELKVADDLTVTAPPTGEEIHLLRDVIDKVRLYLR, from the coding sequence ATGAGCACAGCACCACTCGGAGCGATCTCGGCGACGGAGATCATCGTGTCCGTCGCCGCCCGCGAACTCGCCGGGAAGGGGCGCGTCTTCGCCGGCGTCGGCTTGCCGACTCTCGCCGTCGATCTCGCCAAGAGGACAAGTAACCCGGACGTCGAATTGATCTACGAATCGGGAGTGTGCGGCGCGCACCCCGCCGCGATGGCCGAGGGCATCGCCGACTCGGTCGTCGTGTCGGGCGCGGAGTCGGTGGTATCGATGTCGGCACTGTTCGGTTACGTGCTGCAGGGCGGCAACGTCGACGTCGGATTTCTCGGTGCGGCCCAGATCGACCGGTACGGCAGCCTCAACACCAGCATCATCGGCGACTGGGACAAGCCGACGGTCCGGTTGCCCGGTGCCGGTGGCGCCGTGGAGATCATGCCCAACGCCGGCGAGATCTTCGTGGTGATGCGGAGACACGACCCGAGCGCCTTCCCGGCGGAACTGGACTTCTGCACGTCCCCGAGCCCTGTCCGGGCCCGGGAGGCAGGTGACGGAATCATGCCCCGAGGCCGAGGGGTGACGAAGGTGTTCACGAACCTGGGGGTGCTGTCGAGGCAGGGTCCGTTCGACGAACTCGAGCTGGTCAGCGTGCACGAGGGGGTCACCGTCGACGACGTGCGAGCGCAGACCGGCTGGGAACTGAAGGTCGCCGACGATCTCACCGTCACCGCCCCGCCGACCGGCGAGGAGATTCACCTGCTCCGCGATGTGATCGACAAGGTTCGGCTGTATCTGCGCTGA